A segment of the Triticum urartu cultivar G1812 chromosome 1, Tu2.1, whole genome shotgun sequence genome:
ACACCACTTTTCTTGTTAGTATCAGAACCGCCAATAAAACCTGGTATAAACTTCTTGGCGTCGTTCCTTTGACATGAAAAATTCCTTGCCATCAAGCACAGCAATACCACATTTGGAAAGTTTCAAATAGTTCAGCACAAACGGCTCAAGATCAGCAGGAATCTTAACTGCCACATGCCCTCCATTGTCAACAGATAAAGACATTTTTGTCCGATCAAATATATAGTTGATCCTTCCAGCTTCTGGACCATAAAGAATCAAGATTTGCCACTGCATAGGATCAGGTTCAGACTTGCTCTTTCCGGGAACAAAATCTCCTATTCCCTCTATTGCATTACACAGCTGCCATATTCCAATTTTGATTTTTGAAATATTTTCACCCTTTGTATAATTCCCATCATAGGCAAGAGTATATGTTCTTGCACTTCTGATATAATCTGGGGAAGATCCTTTTCTAGCAAATTGCAACACAGACTCAAGGCCATCACGAACATTACGGGTTATGGCACCTTCCACCCAACCACATTGTCCGTCGACGATCAAGCCAACAAGAAAATGTTTGTATCTATAATAGAATACAAATGTTCCCGTTGATCTGGTCACAAACGTGCGTTGCTTTGAACCAAACTCAAAACGTCGGTCGGAACCAACATATTGCCAGGATCTATAATGACCAATTGAAGCAACATAGTTTTTCTGAATTTTCTCTGGATCTGTGACATCAAAAATTACACTATCCTACATGGCATAAAAAAATTTAATTAAGATGCAAAATTCATAATATATCTGACTTTAGTTAGGCAAAACATGCAGCAGATTCAGTTAGCATGGTTCTTAAACACCCAGAAATCTTTCTCACTGCTAGCATATCGCCCTCAGAAATGAACATGGTTGCATAACCTTGAACAATCTAGAGTAATAGTTGATGCCAAGTTCATACCATATTTGTCTAACCAACCGAGTATATTTTGTGTGCTGAACACTATTGTGTGTTGCTATAGTGCCAGACATAAACACCCAACCAGAAAATACATAAGTGACAAGCATTTGGATAGGTAAAGAATATATACCACATACTATGAAGTGAGCAGCACATACTTCACGAAGGAAAAATACTAGATGCTTTTGTGGTAATGCAAAAGATCTCCATTTGTACAAAAATAGTAGACGATCAACATATGATAACGCTAGATCAATTTATTTAACTAAAAAAATCAATAAACTAGCATGCAAGCATTCAAAATGTGCAACAACAACAAAATCCAGATTCTTACCGGGACTTCCTTGTCTTCAAGATTAGGTGCTTCACTGTATTGTGGAAGATTGAATTCCAACTGCCTCATATAGCTTACCTTTTCCTCGTCACTCCAACCCTCAAAAAGATTAGTTGGCTCCTTTTTTTCACGCTCCTCACCGACCATAGTGTCAAACTTGAGGATCAGCTCCTGTTCATGGGCCATCTTCTAATTTTGAGGAATATCAATGAGCGAGGAAGTTGTATTACAATCCTTTTCCGGGCTGTAGCTGTTAGCACACCTGTAGCTATTAGCGCACCCGGTGGATTTAATAGAAGAAAGACATGGTTTAAGAAAACAAAATACAAAAAGTGAAAAGTATGGAAGATTTCATTGCTTCTGATTCAGTTTACATCCAAAAGGTGAAAAATAAGGAAGATTTCATTACTTCTGATTCAGTTTACATCCACAATACACTTACATAGCTCACAACGCAATACATACACAGACATTTGGACTACTTAAAGCAAATTACATAAACATGAACACCTCAAAACTTGTGGCCTTGTTCGTAACCCTTCCTTGATGATGCTCTATTCTCATATGTCACACCTGATAATTGAGATTATTAGTGCTACTTATAAAATATACCTTATTATAAATGCCTACTTATAAATTCTGTTATATCAAATTGATCAGAAATAAAAACAATTTTAACTCATCCATATATATCTCTTGCATATGttgttcattgacttggagaaggcctacgataagataccgcggaatgtcatgtggttagccttggagaaacacaaagtcccacaaagtacattaccctcattaAGGACATGTATGCcaatgttgtgacaagtgttcgaacaagcGATGACAGCA
Coding sequences within it:
- the LOC125543076 gene encoding uncharacterized protein LOC125543076; the encoded protein is MAHEQELILKFDTMVGEEREKKEPTNLFEGWSDEEKVSYMRQLEFNLPQYSEAPNLEDKEVPDSVIFDVTDPEKIQKNYVASIGHYRSWQYVGSDRRFEFGSKQRTFVTRSTGTFVFYYRYKHFLVGLIVDGQCGWVEGAITRNVRDGLESVLQFARKGSSPDYIRSARTYTLAYDGNYTKGENISKIKIGIWQLCNAIEGIGDFVPGKSKSEPDPMQWQILILYGPEAGRINYIFDRTKMSLSVDNGGHVAVKIPADLEPFVLNYLKLSKCGIAVLDGKEFFMSKERRQEVYTRFYWRF